The window TTAATATCACTTGAAATGTACCCTCCATTGCTCAATTCATTGTCCGAGTGGCATGCACTATTTACAGATGAGGGGCGGTCTTCACAGTTACTATCACCATCAGAGAGACTATGTGAACTTCCCAAATTTCTATTCTGCAGATTCTGATTATCTGTCTCTTCCTGGTTCCAAGATAGAGACATCCTATTATCTGTCAAGTGTGAATACGGCGCGCTAGGGGACGATGTGCCGACTGCGCGTTTTAGACCATCTGAAACTCCTTTAACATGTCGAACGATGTCATCCATGGCATCATCAACGTTAACTAGTGATGCAAAATAAATAGATAAATATCTTGAGTGAGAAAATATTAAATACACGAGTTCATAATTGTGAAAAAAAATATAGAATGAGAAGAGGTACATACCAGCCAAGGTTTTGATAACAGAGGTGGACTTTCCAGCTGAGTAATTCTACAAAATGGAAACAAGAAATGAAGCATATAGAATCACAGGAAAGTAACACAATATGTGTTCATCTTTCTCCTGCTAAGGAGAAGGCACAAAGAATTTTTGTTGGCTTCATACACACCTTTGAGGACTCACTAAGAAAATCCCAAACTTCATGCTGCTCTGCAATATTAGCGATCGACAAGAGATCCTATTGGACAGAACAGATTATTGTAACCAAATTTGAAGTAAAAAGTTGGATGAATGCTAGAGGACAAAAGCATACTTGAAGATATCTGTCCAGTAGAATGCATCGTTGGTGCACAAGGTAATCATCAATACTAGACGAAAGGAAACTCTTTGGAGGCAAGTGCAGTGAGTAATTTGGTATTTCCTTCAGTTGTCTATGAAGACGCTCAAAATTCCGGTATCTACAAACAGAAGTTGAAAGTCAGCAGCATATATTATAAGTAGTGATACTGAGCTATTTCAAAGCTGTTCAGAAACGCATGCCTTCTTTTCACAAACCAGGCCTTGTTATCTGCACCAGTCACAGCAATAGAATAAACTGCAAAAGATTTTGAACCAAGTTTCTCAAAATATGCACCCACTACctgcaaagaaaaataaaaaaccacAACTTGAGTAAAATACGGCTATCAAAAGAATATGACTTCACATAAATAGCTAGACAATAACAGAAAGGTAGGATACAACAGCTAGGCATGTCGTAATCATGTAAAAACACAACATACTATTTAAAGCAACATGCAAAGTAGTTATCGTACAAAACTACCAGACCAAACAGTGAGCTGTATATGTGTTCATTCCAAGGTTCTGGTGACCGGATGATCCATATTTACCCACCCCTCCCTGCAATCACTCTTACCAGATTGAAAATTCCGGATTAATTTGAATTCAAGTTGCTACTGTCTTCAACTCAGTTCACAAACCAAGGCACGGTATAATGGTGTGGGAGAGCTGCACTTTTCTTCTGGTCATGTGTTCAAGTCCTCACATTGCCATTTGTTTTTTCTTTCCTTACTTTTTCACTACATCAGCAAAAAACTGTAAGTGGGAGGTGGGGTATCAAACCCCTGACCTCATGGAATGGGCTGAAGCACGCCGACCATCGGGTTACGGTTGTTTATGTGTCATCACCTAGGTTCGTTAACTTTTTATCTCACAAAAATTAGATCCAATTTTTGTTCAGATCCAATTTTTGTTCAGAAATTCCGTCAGTTGGTGGTATTTCAAGTAAACACCCCCCACCCGATTTAAAATTTTAAATCCTGTAGCCAATTCTCATTGGACAGCTAATGCTAAGAAGTAACAGAACCACACAAAACCACATGCTATTCTTTATAAATGTTAAATAGAAAAAGAAAGCAACTGACATAACAATGGTTACTTAGGTAATGATGCAAAATACAACACATATGAAGTAAAACACCAACCTCACACCCATAACAATTCTATTAGtaatagctactccctctgtctcaaaatgtgagacagagggagtagaaaattaCCAGGGGCTTTCAAAACAAAAAACAGCGATTAGCATGTGATTGTTATCAATGTCTGAAACTATCTCAAAACAGATTGTGCTTACTATTATAACTATTATAGCAGCCTTCAATACAGAAATAGTTTAGTCATTGGTGAGTGCTAATTACACAATAGTATTATATGGTTTAAATTCATTTATTCAGTAGTACCAACCAATCATATAATTCTCAATTTCTGAAGAAAAAAGGATATTGAAAAGAGTGGCTGTGATGGGATCAGCAAAACTTACCCGACACCTTATCTTTGGAGCATACATTAGTACCTCACCATGTGAGGAAGGAACAGAACCTTTGTCCTCTTGAATGGTCCTTGAATTTAAGCTTTCACTGGATAGCGCGGTTTGATTACTTTTGGCCAAATGTCTTTTCTCCATATCAGGACTACTATTAGACCGCTTTAGCTGAGCTTTTGTGTTCTTGACAGCTTCAGGGTGCTCTGACTTTACTTCATCTGTATTTTGCGAAACAAGTGGGTGACTGCCTGTGACAAAAGTGGACTGAGCATTCCTATTTGAACCTTGCATCAAATTAACCATGTATTTGTCATCAACCGATGTAACTCTCTCGTTGAAGTTAGGGGATAACTCTTTTCCGGCCACTACTGCATTTCGAACGCTATCTATCCCTCCTGCACCTTTTCCTTTTTTTGATGGACGTTCCACTTTCACCATATTCTTTTGGTAGTTTCTCCCAATAGCCCACATGTTCTCAAGATTCTCCGGAGCAAGAACCTGAGACCGCCTTTTAGTAGCTGCATCTAATACCAGTGCCCAATCTGCCTGACGAGGCTGGACGGTCTTCCCATGGTCATCCACTAACACTTTTGACTTATCGCCCTCAAGGGAAGTCAGCCCGGAGCTACTTGCTAGTACTGAGCCACTTGATTCTGCAGACAACTTTTGTGATTCCATTTGATGACCCTGCGAACCTCCTTTATAAGATGAATGATCATTTGTTACTGTGACTACAGTACTAGTCTTGTTTACGCTGCCTCCAATGTTTGTGTCTTTGTTGTTTAGAAAGTAGATAATTAGCTCGTTCACATAACTAGGAAAAGAAAGAAGATAAATTAGGAATTGGTTTAGTGCAGGTTAGAGAAAAAAACAAGGTTACATCTAGTTAACCAATCAATCCTAACAATTTGAAACAACAGCTTATTAGACGTACTGAAGTACTGATTGCATGCGGCACTTTGTGAATAACTGAATATTAAGACGGTGGTGAAAATAACCAGGAAGAACTTGAGAAACAAAATGCATTGATTTTCTTCTGAACATGTCATGACCTCATGAACAGAAGCATGTAGTAGAGCTCAATAAAAAAACGAAAACAGAGTGAAGAATTAAGAGCTTACATAGGACTTGCGAAGTTCATCACTGGCTGCAAgactaagcaagtcagaagttcccTGGAGAAGCAGCGAACCAATGGACTCTGTGCATCTTGTGGTCTCAACACTAGGGCCATAATGCCCCCAACTAGTTCTTGAAGAACCTATaacccactttaaatattattTGTTGGATAAATGGACTACAATGAAGCTAAAAGTATTAGCACTCACCTTGTATTCGTGCTCCGAAGATAACAATGCAGGGTGAAGTTCCTGTGAAACTATTAGGTGTTGTTTCAGTCGCTCATCTCTTTCCTCGGAAGACAATGTTCCCATGACATCAACACCAATTTCAGACTGGTTTTTTCGGAACATATCCACATGTTTTCCAATCAAATCAGACATATCCCTGCAATAGAGAAAAATGAGAACACTTTCATTCTCAACGGAGATAATTATTACTAAATGAGTACACCCCAGATAGTAGATCCATTATTCACTCACCTTGTTAGCAAGTCAACTAGGTTCATCTCCTTTGCCCTGCCTGATACTTCACCAAGGGCATGGAGTATTAAGCCATGTATCAGTTCTGGGGCCTCTCTATCAGGAGTAATATCAGAATACCACAAGTCCATGACAAAGTCCCGGAGAACATTATCAATGAAACTTTCAAAAGCAGCCTCAACAGCAGGCGAATCAACTTTCCTTCTCCATCTTGAAACTGGTGGCACAGTTGAAATCCGATGATCGTTAGCAGACAACTGTCGTTTTGACGCTTGAGACAAATATGTCTGCTTAGATACAGGCTGACTTCTCCAACGGAACTCCACTTTGAAGGAGACGTAACGGAGAAATGCAAGTATAAGAATCGACATGGGGACATTTGTCCACATTGATTTACTTGTATCTATTTCAAAGAAAGAAGATGATAAATGTTAGCAAGCCCGTATATGTGCAAGATGGGAGCTACAAACGATGTAGAAATCAATAGTTGCATGAAAATGCGAGAACAAACCATAAACAATTTATGCTAGAGATCTCTTGCTTGTCATAAAATAGACTGGGAAAATATGTTGCACATAATTCACACATAGTCTACTCATAGGAAATGCTAGAAGCCTATCTTGCCTCATTCATCATGAACAGATTGTTGTATGTAGGTTTGATTGGCCTCATCTACTGATCCAAAACAAACACTGTAAAATTAGAAGATCAGCAAAGAAGGCATCATTCGTACACCAACCACTACTTCCATTCTAGTGCATTTAGAGATTCATCAAACAACTTGTGAAAATACAGTATCGCACAAATTTAAGATTATTTTTAAGAGTTTTGATATATCCGGGCAAATTTCCTTGCTAATGATCTCAACTCTACCGCTAAAAGCAGTAACCAAATCAAGGGCAAGCAGAAACTAGCAGCTTAAAAGCCCCCACGTAATAGCGGTCAAAACTCCTAGCTGTCAGATGCATCGCGTAGCAAATCTACACACGAGCTCTAGTTATCAGGGTAGCAAAATTGTCTAGATTTCAGACGCATTATTCGCCGAATTCCCTCACA is drawn from Triticum dicoccoides isolate Atlit2015 ecotype Zavitan chromosome 4A, WEW_v2.0, whole genome shotgun sequence and contains these coding sequences:
- the LOC119286344 gene encoding uncharacterized protein LOC119286344 isoform X1; the protein is MRKAMGSVDDLIEEAKVRTVAWALGIFAISYFLTHTSKSMWTNVPMSILILAFLRYVSFKVEFRWRSQPVSKQTYLSQASKRQLSANDHRISTVPPVSRWRRKVDSPAVEAAFESFIDNVLRDFVMDLWYSDITPDREAPELIHGLILHALGEVSGRAKEMNLVDLLTRDMSDLIGKHVDMFRKNQSEIGVDVMGTLSSEERDERLKQHLIVSQELHPALLSSEHEYKVLQELVGGIMALVLRPQDAQSPLVRCFSRELLTCLVLQPVMNFASPIYVNELIIYFLNNKDTNIGGSVNKTSTVVTVTNDHSSYKGGSQGHQMESQKLSAESSGSVLASSSGLTSLEGDKSKVLVDDHGKTVQPRQADWALVLDAATKRRSQVLAPENLENMWAIGRNYQKNMVKVERPSKKGKGAGGIDSVRNAVVAGKELSPNFNERVTSVDDKYMVNLMQGSNRNAQSTFVTGSHPLVSQNTDEVKSEHPEAVKNTKAQLKRSNSSPDMEKRHLAKSNQTALSSESLNSRTIQEDKGSVPSSHGEVLMYAPKIRCRVVGAYFEKLGSKSFAVYSIAVTGADNKAWFVKRRYRNFERLHRQLKEIPNYSLHLPPKSFLSSSIDDYLVHQRCILLDRYLQDLLSIANIAEQHEVWDFLSESSKNYSAGKSTSVIKTLAVNVDDAMDDIVRHVKGVSDGLKRAVGTSSPSAPYSHLTDNRMSLSWNQEETDNQNLQNRNLGSSHSLSDGDSNCEDRPSSVNSACHSDNELSNGGYISSDIKHNEATGCDAQVNQQIEKPARAISDSTNMSSVKPFEDPSGIPPEWVPTNVSVPLLNLVDKVFQLKRRGWIRKQVFWISKQILQLVMEDAIDDWILRQINWLRRDEVIIQGIRWIQDTLWPNGVFFTKLDGYQGNAGSSQFDKHPSGSGDETIGNRKSNTSSFELQLEASRNASEVKKLLLGGTPSTLVSIIGYKQYQRSARDIYYFLQSTVCVKQLTYAMIEQVLVTLFPELHKLIEGIHEKGRKEQASFIYQL
- the LOC119286344 gene encoding uncharacterized protein LOC119286344 isoform X3, producing MRKAMGSVDDLIEEAKVRTVAWALGIFAISYFLTHTSKSMWTNVPMSILILAFLRYVSFKVEFRWRSQPVSKQTYLSQASKRQLSANDHRISTVPPVSRWRRKVDSPAVEAAFESFIDNVLRDFVMDLWYSDITPDREAPELIHGLILHALGEVSGRAKEMNLVDLLTRDMSDLIGKHVDMFRKNQSEIGVDVMGTLSSEERDERLKQHLIVSQELHPALLSSEHEYKVLQELVGGIMALVLRPQDAQSPLVRCFSRELLTCLVLQPVMNFASPIYVNELIIYFLNNKDTNIGGSVNKTSTVVTVTNDHSSYKGGSQGHQMESQKLSAESSGSVLASSSGLTSLEGDKSKVLVDDHGKTVQPRQADWALVLDAATKRRSQVLAPENLENMWAIGRNYQKNMVKVERPSKKGKGAGGIDSVRNAVVAGKELSPNFNERVTSVDDKYMVNLMQGSNRNAQSTFVTGSHPLVSQNTDEVKSEHPEAVKNTKAQLKRSNSSPDMEKRHLAKSNQTALSSESLNSRTIQEDKGSVPSSHGEVLMYAPKIRCRVVGAYFEKLGSKSFAVYSIAVTGADNKAWFVKRRYRNFERLHRQLKEIPNYSLHLPPKSFLSSSIDDYLVHQRCILLDRYLQDLLSIANIAEQHEVWDFLSESSKNYSAGKSTSVIKTLAVNVDDAMDDIVRHVKGVSDGLKRAVGTSSPSAPYSHLTDNRMSLSWNQEETDNQNLQNRNLGSSHSLSDGDSNCEDRPSSVNSACHSDNELSNGGYISSDIKHNEATGCDAQVNQQIEKPARAISDSTNMSSVKPFEDPSGIPPEWVPTNVSVPLLNLVDKVFQLKRRGWISHE
- the LOC119286344 gene encoding uncharacterized protein LOC119286344 isoform X2, producing MWTNVPMSILILAFLRYVSFKVEFRWRSQPVSKQTYLSQASKRQLSANDHRISTVPPVSRWRRKVDSPAVEAAFESFIDNVLRDFVMDLWYSDITPDREAPELIHGLILHALGEVSGRAKEMNLVDLLTRDMSDLIGKHVDMFRKNQSEIGVDVMGTLSSEERDERLKQHLIVSQELHPALLSSEHEYKVLQELVGGIMALVLRPQDAQSPLVRCFSRELLTCLVLQPVMNFASPIYVNELIIYFLNNKDTNIGGSVNKTSTVVTVTNDHSSYKGGSQGHQMESQKLSAESSGSVLASSSGLTSLEGDKSKVLVDDHGKTVQPRQADWALVLDAATKRRSQVLAPENLENMWAIGRNYQKNMVKVERPSKKGKGAGGIDSVRNAVVAGKELSPNFNERVTSVDDKYMVNLMQGSNRNAQSTFVTGSHPLVSQNTDEVKSEHPEAVKNTKAQLKRSNSSPDMEKRHLAKSNQTALSSESLNSRTIQEDKGSVPSSHGEVLMYAPKIRCRVVGAYFEKLGSKSFAVYSIAVTGADNKAWFVKRRYRNFERLHRQLKEIPNYSLHLPPKSFLSSSIDDYLVHQRCILLDRYLQDLLSIANIAEQHEVWDFLSESSKNYSAGKSTSVIKTLAVNVDDAMDDIVRHVKGVSDGLKRAVGTSSPSAPYSHLTDNRMSLSWNQEETDNQNLQNRNLGSSHSLSDGDSNCEDRPSSVNSACHSDNELSNGGYISSDIKHNEATGCDAQVNQQIEKPARAISDSTNMSSVKPFEDPSGIPPEWVPTNVSVPLLNLVDKVFQLKRRGWIRKQVFWISKQILQLVMEDAIDDWILRQINWLRRDEVIIQGIRWIQDTLWPNGVFFTKLDGYQGNAGSSQFDKHPSGSGDETIGNRKSNTSSFELQLEASRNASEVKKLLLGGTPSTLVSIIGYKQYQRSARDIYYFLQSTVCVKQLTYAMIEQVLVTLFPELHKLIEGIHEKGRKEQASFIYQL